One region of Oryza sativa Japonica Group chromosome 5, ASM3414082v1 genomic DNA includes:
- the LOC4338051 gene encoding zinc transporter 7 precursor, translated as MERFVQFLRRGNGLMAASLAAGSCAEEVAKAEGAGCRDDAAALRLKGVAMATILVAGVVGVGLPLAGRKRRALRTDSAAFVAAKAFAAGVILATGFVHMLHDAEHALSSPCLPAHPWRSFPFPGFVAMSAALATLVLDFLATRFYEGKHRAETERVKAAAAAALAASSASDDDITVVTVTEDDNDNKAPLLQPHSHSHSHPHGHGHGHELAQPEGSGGEGEVPAQVRSVVVSQILEMGIVSHSVIIGLSLGVSRSPCTIRPLVAALSFHQFFEGFALGGCIAQAQFKTLSAAIMACFFAITTPAGIAAGAGVASFYNANSPRALVVEGILDSVSAGILIYMSLVDLIAADFLGGKMTGSTRQQVMAYIALFLGALSMSSLAIWA; from the exons ATGGAGCGGTTCGTGCAGTTCTTGAGGCGGGGCAATG GGTTGATGGCGGCGTCGCTGGCGGCGGGGAGctgcgcggaggaggtggcgaaGGCGGAGGGGGCCGGGTGCagggacgacgcggcggcgctgagGCTCAAGGGGGTGGCCATGGCGACGATACTGGTGGCCGGGGTGGTCGGGGTGGGTTTGCCGCTGGCGGGGCGGAAGCGGCGCGCGCTGCGCACGGACAGCGCCGCGTTCGTGGCGGCGAAGGCGTTCGCCGCGGGCGTCATCCTCGCCACGGGGTTCGTCCACATGCTGCACGACGCCGAGCACGCGCTGTCCAGCCCCTGCCTCCCCGCGCACCCGTGGCGGAGCTTCCCTTTCCCGGGGTTCGTCGCCATGtccgccgcgctcgccacgCTCGTGCTCGACTTCCTCGCCACCAGGTTCTACGAGGGCAAGCACAGGGCCGAGACGGAACGCgtcaaggccgccgccgccgccgcgctcgccgcctcctcggctAGCGACGATGACATCACCGTGGTCACCGTCACCGAGGACGACAACGACAACAAGGCGCCGCTGCTGCAACCTCACTCGCACTCACACAGCCACCCCCATGGGCATGGGCATGGCCACGAGTTGGCGCAACCGGAGGGCAGTGGCGGTGAGGGGGAGGTGCCGGCGCAAGTGCGGTCCGTCGTGGTGTCGCAG ATACTTGAGATGGGGATCGTGTCGCACTCGGTGATCATCGGATTGTCGCTCGGGGTGTCACGGAGCCCCTGCACGATCAGGCCGTTGGTGGCGGCGCTCTCGTTCCACCAGTTCTTTGAGGGGTTCGCGCTTGGCGGATGCATTGCTCAG GCACAATTCAAGACACTATCAGCAGCTATAATGGCATGTTTCTTCGCCATCACAACACCAGCTGGGATCGCAGCTGGTGCCGGTGTGGCGTCATTCTACAACGCCAATAGCCCACGGGCTCTAGTGGTGGAGGGCATCCTCGACTCCGTGTCGGCCGGCATCCTAATATACATGTCGCTGGTTGATCTCATCGCCGCGGACTTCCTTGGCGGGAAAATGACAGGATCGACACGGCAGCAGGTGATGGCATACATTGCACTGTTCCTCGGCGCTCTCTCCATGTCATCCCTTGCAATCTGGGCCTGA